A genomic region of [Eubacterium] eligens ATCC 27750 contains the following coding sequences:
- a CDS encoding methyltransferase domain-containing protein, with product MNKYILFGAGVYARKAIELIGKDNIKFIVDNNPEKAGSLLDGIKIYYYKEKKDCIKDKVIIAVSDKYFDEIKMQLERDGLKDYISISKIEYEITKKNIQSRFDLIGVYRKAIEWILKNSIDNNRIICNSQKRKGYPEVTGYYIPSLMRWGYRDLAYNYSLWLLDKKKINGSWYDTDDTAPYIFDTAQILKGLLAARKLHSNKSRIDSVIKEGCEWIFSCMTEEGQLETPDKQCWGNNENMCSELIHVYCLSPLIEAGRLFKKQEYIEKAKKILDYYKTKYYDKIVNFSLLSHFYAYVVEAMLDLGEIDLAKEAMNNIANYQKKSGAVPAYNNVDWVCSTGLFQLSLIWFRLGNLERGNKAFEYACRLQNKSGGWFGSYISEENAEERNTYFPSEEISWANKYFLDALYYKNKAEFEATYDCFLSEIDINDERYSVVKNVVSEFNNIRVLDLGCGKGRYLKNLLDDLPQNRYFGVDISENVMKGLENLSVYCKVGLLTDIPYDDDEFSVVYTCEALEHAVDINSALREMARVTKSGGKIVIIDKNDDCYGELEIGALEQWFNIDDLKHLMDLYCDNVEVKKGLKCKGVYNSNLFTAWIGTVR from the coding sequence ATGAATAAATATATTTTATTCGGTGCGGGAGTATACGCAAGAAAAGCTATTGAATTAATAGGTAAAGATAACATAAAATTTATTGTAGATAATAATCCTGAGAAAGCAGGTTCATTATTAGATGGTATAAAAATCTATTATTATAAAGAAAAAAAAGATTGTATTAAAGATAAAGTTATAATTGCTGTTTCTGACAAATATTTTGATGAGATAAAGATGCAATTAGAGCGAGATGGTCTAAAAGATTATATATCTATATCAAAAATTGAATATGAGATAACAAAAAAAAATATTCAAAGCAGATTTGACTTAATTGGCGTATATAGGAAAGCTATAGAATGGATATTAAAGAATTCTATAGATAATAATCGAATAATATGTAATTCTCAAAAACGGAAGGGATATCCAGAAGTTACAGGATATTATATACCATCTTTAATGAGGTGGGGATATAGAGATCTTGCTTATAATTACTCGTTGTGGCTTCTTGATAAAAAAAAGATTAATGGATCATGGTATGATACGGATGACACTGCACCATATATATTTGATACCGCTCAGATATTAAAAGGATTATTAGCGGCAAGAAAATTACATAGCAATAAAAGTAGAATTGATTCTGTAATTAAGGAAGGCTGTGAATGGATTTTTAGTTGCATGACAGAGGAAGGACAATTAGAGACTCCAGATAAACAATGTTGGGGTAATAATGAGAATATGTGTTCAGAGTTGATACATGTATATTGTTTATCGCCATTGATAGAAGCAGGAAGGTTATTTAAGAAACAGGAATATATTGAGAAAGCAAAAAAGATACTTGATTATTATAAAACAAAGTATTATGACAAAATTGTGAATTTTAGTTTGTTATCTCATTTTTATGCATATGTTGTTGAGGCAATGTTAGACTTAGGAGAAATAGATTTAGCTAAAGAAGCAATGAATAATATTGCAAATTATCAGAAAAAATCTGGGGCGGTACCTGCATATAACAATGTGGACTGGGTTTGTTCTACTGGATTATTTCAATTGTCTTTAATATGGTTTAGATTAGGAAATCTTGAAAGGGGAAATAAAGCATTTGAATATGCGTGTAGATTACAAAATAAATCCGGCGGTTGGTTTGGAAGTTATATCTCAGAGGAAAATGCTGAAGAGAGAAATACATATTTTCCTTCAGAAGAAATTAGTTGGGCCAATAAATATTTTTTAGATGCGTTATATTATAAGAATAAAGCAGAATTCGAAGCAACATATGATTGTTTTTTAAGTGAAATTGATATAAACGATGAGCGATATTCTGTAGTTAAAAATGTGGTTTCGGAGTTTAATAATATTAGAGTTTTAGATTTGGGCTGCGGTAAAGGACGCTATTTGAAAAATCTTTTAGATGATTTACCACAGAATAGATATTTTGGTGTAGATATTTCCGAGAATGTAATGAAAGGATTAGAAAACCTTTCAGTCTATTGCAAGGTTGGTCTTTTGACGGATATACCATATGATGATGACGAGTTTTCTGTGGTTTATACCTGTGAGGCACTCGAACATGCAGTTGATATCAATAGTGCACTTAGAGAAATGGCGAGAGTAACGAAATCTGGCGGAAAAATAGTTATTATTGATAAGAATGATGATTGTTATGGAGAGTTAGAAATAGGCGCTTTAGAACAGTGGTTTAATATTGATGATTTGAAACATTTGATGGATTTATATTGTGATAATGTTGAAGTGAAAAAAGGACTTAAATGTAAAGGAGTGTACAATTCTAATCTGTTTACTGCTTGGATTGGAACAGTAAGGTGA
- the wecB gene encoding non-hydrolyzing UDP-N-acetylglucosamine 2-epimerase, translating into MKVMSIFGTRPEAIKMCPVIKELESREKIKSVVCLTGQHKEMLQPVMKLFEIKEDYNLRIMTENQSLSSITCKILDMLEELLNKEKPDMILVHGDTTSAYAAALSAFYHNIPVGHVEAGLRTYNMHSPFPEEFNRQSIDLVSDILFAPTQYAKDMLLSEKKGENKIFVTGNTVIDALKTTVCKSYNITECCEDDKLILLTAHRRENIGEPMKNIFSAVNKITEDYPEIKVIYPVHKNPKIREIANQFFANNSRVKMIEPMDVYDFHNVMNKSYLILTDSGGIQEEATSLGKPVLILRDTTERPEGVAAGTLKIVGTQTENIYLETKRLLTDKDEYNRMSKSVNPYGDGNASKTIVDIIERYFEGKL; encoded by the coding sequence ATGAAGGTAATGTCAATATTTGGAACAAGACCCGAAGCCATAAAAATGTGTCCGGTTATAAAAGAACTTGAGAGTAGAGAAAAAATAAAAAGTGTTGTATGTTTAACAGGACAACATAAAGAGATGCTTCAGCCTGTTATGAAATTGTTTGAAATAAAAGAAGATTATAATCTTCGGATAATGACAGAAAATCAATCATTATCTAGTATTACATGTAAAATTTTGGATATGCTGGAAGAACTATTAAATAAAGAAAAACCAGATATGATACTTGTTCATGGCGATACCACGAGTGCTTATGCAGCAGCATTATCAGCATTTTATCATAATATTCCTGTAGGTCATGTGGAAGCAGGACTTAGAACATATAATATGCATTCTCCTTTTCCGGAAGAATTTAATAGACAATCAATTGATTTGGTATCTGATATATTGTTTGCTCCAACTCAATATGCTAAAGATATGTTGCTATCAGAGAAAAAAGGTGAAAATAAAATATTTGTTACAGGGAATACGGTAATTGATGCTTTAAAGACAACTGTTTGTAAAAGCTATAATATTACGGAATGTTGCGAAGATGATAAATTGATTTTACTTACTGCACATAGACGTGAAAATATAGGGGAACCAATGAAAAATATATTTTCAGCAGTAAACAAGATAACAGAGGATTATCCAGAAATTAAGGTGATTTATCCAGTTCATAAAAATCCAAAGATTAGAGAGATTGCAAATCAATTTTTTGCTAATAATAGCAGGGTGAAAATGATCGAACCAATGGATGTTTACGACTTTCATAATGTCATGAACAAAAGTTATTTGATTTTAACAGATAGTGGTGGAATTCAAGAAGAAGCAACATCTCTTGGAAAACCAGTTCTCATATTGAGAGATACTACAGAAAGACCAGAAGGAGTTGCAGCGGGAACATTAAAAATTGTCGGAACCCAGACTGAGAATATATATTTAGAAACAAAGAGATTATTAACAGATAAGGATGAATATAACAGAATGAGCAAATCTGTAAATCCATATGGAGATGGAAACGCATCAAAAACAATTGTTGATATAATCGAAAGATATTTTGAGGGGAAGCTATAA
- a CDS encoding glycosyltransferase family 2 protein, with protein MPKVSVILPTYNGEKYIREAIDSIINQTFTDWELIVVNDCSTDSTITIINEYERKDSRIKVINNPYNQKLPKSLNIGFSSAEGEYLTWTSDDNIFLPSALDEMNSFLDQNPNKIMVRARYTIIDENGNYLYEPDGYDSETVFVNNCIGACFLYRRDVLSKVGEYNAEKYLVEDYDYWLRILFEYKEIGSLDAVIYKYRIHCSSLTATRKKEIHNKLLKLRMEYINHIIENLENRKDLLCEIYYEFKQANMLSENLNMIFHDIIPELNFDCEVIENRPSIVYGAGLYGEKAYKKYAEIISYFADKNKYGSLIHNRAIISLTELQKIYNDYQILVAASPHNVYSFLCTLNQINIRKCTVLIFDNE; from the coding sequence ATGCCAAAAGTGTCCGTTATTTTACCTACATACAATGGAGAAAAATATATAAGAGAAGCTATTGATAGTATTATAAATCAAACTTTTACAGATTGGGAATTAATTGTTGTTAATGATTGTTCTACGGATAGTACGATTACAATTATAAATGAATATGAAAGAAAAGATTCACGTATAAAAGTAATAAACAATCCATATAATCAAAAATTACCCAAGTCACTTAATATAGGATTTTCTAGTGCAGAGGGAGAATATTTAACTTGGACATCAGATGATAATATTTTTCTTCCAAGTGCATTAGATGAAATGAATAGTTTTTTGGATCAGAATCCTAATAAGATAATGGTTCGAGCAAGATATACAATTATCGATGAAAATGGAAATTATCTTTATGAGCCAGATGGATATGATTCTGAGACGGTTTTTGTAAATAATTGCATTGGCGCATGTTTTTTATATAGAAGGGATGTATTAAGCAAAGTTGGAGAATATAATGCCGAAAAATACCTGGTAGAAGATTATGATTACTGGTTAAGGATATTATTTGAATATAAAGAAATAGGAAGTCTTGATGCAGTTATATATAAATACAGAATACACTGTAGTAGTTTGACTGCGACGAGAAAAAAAGAAATACATAATAAACTTTTGAAGTTGAGAATGGAGTATATTAATCACATAATTGAAAATTTAGAAAATAGAAAAGATTTATTATGTGAAATTTACTATGAATTTAAGCAAGCCAATATGCTTAGTGAAAATTTGAATATGATATTTCATGATATTATTCCTGAATTAAATTTTGATTGTGAAGTTATTGAAAATAGACCTTCCATTGTATATGGTGCAGGTTTGTATGGAGAAAAAGCATACAAAAAGTATGCAGAAATAATATCTTATTTTGCAGACAAGAACAAATATGGTTCTTTGATTCATAATAGAGCTATTATTTCGTTAACAGAACTTCAAAAAATTTATAATGATTATCAAATATTAGTTGCTGCAAGTCCACATAATGTATATTCATTTTTATGTACCCTGAATCAGATTAATATTAGGAAGTGTACAGTGCTGATATTTGATAACGAATAA
- a CDS encoding glycosyltransferase family 4 protein encodes MDKKKVVLYGTGNLYNKYYDKFYDLEIVAVLDSDNNKIGKCINGYIVNSPLYLNEIKYDFIILLIVDYNKVMYNLINIGIDRENIKTIDDYRFFEKYREIIDVRDNTEKKEILMVSHEMNYRGAPLMLLNLADVLVESGFCVDIVCDSKGDLYETLLKKKYGLLYFTDFNFGEKEIEKYFGEYKLIIVNTLALWRIITRLECINKKIIWWLHEEESAYAILKPDFSKIKIYNNLKIYGVGAKAIDAFKKFCAKDIKIDSFRWGIENKYSDTKFDYNNGKLVFAIIGPDSYIKGQDFLIDTLKNCSRDILNNIEVLLIGDISESKKEIYEKVPAVKCLGIMTHTELMEMYERIGVILSVSRNDTFPVVLIEAMMRKRVCMMSDVVGTAEFISNYRNGIIFKSENSNDLISSIEWCLNNRRKLNDIAYAGYETYQKYFSKDIFKLNACSIVEKYINK; translated from the coding sequence TTGGATAAGAAAAAAGTTGTTTTGTATGGCACTGGGAATTTATATAATAAATATTACGATAAGTTTTATGATCTAGAAATTGTTGCAGTCCTTGATAGTGATAACAATAAAATTGGAAAATGTATTAATGGTTATATAGTAAATTCACCTTTGTATTTAAATGAGATTAAATATGATTTTATAATATTGTTAATTGTTGATTATAACAAAGTAATGTATAATTTGATAAATATTGGAATAGATAGGGAAAATATCAAAACTATAGATGATTATAGATTTTTTGAAAAATATCGTGAGATTATTGATGTCAGAGATAATACAGAAAAAAAAGAAATATTAATGGTATCGCATGAAATGAATTACCGTGGAGCACCACTAATGTTATTAAATCTCGCGGATGTTCTTGTTGAATCGGGATTTTGTGTTGATATTGTGTGTGATTCAAAAGGCGATTTATATGAGACATTATTAAAAAAAAAGTATGGATTATTATATTTTACGGACTTCAATTTTGGAGAAAAAGAAATAGAAAAATATTTTGGTGAATATAAGTTGATAATTGTTAATACATTAGCATTATGGAGAATAATTACGAGATTGGAATGTATTAATAAAAAAATAATATGGTGGTTACATGAGGAAGAAAGTGCATATGCAATTTTAAAACCAGATTTTAGTAAAATAAAAATATATAATAATTTGAAAATTTATGGCGTTGGAGCAAAAGCAATTGATGCATTTAAAAAGTTTTGCGCCAAAGATATAAAGATAGATTCTTTTAGATGGGGAATAGAAAATAAGTACAGTGACACAAAATTTGATTATAATAATGGTAAATTGGTCTTTGCTATAATAGGCCCAGATTCTTATATTAAAGGACAAGATTTTTTGATAGATACTTTAAAGAATTGTTCGCGAGATATCTTGAATAATATTGAGGTGTTATTGATTGGCGATATTTCAGAATCTAAAAAAGAAATATATGAAAAAGTTCCAGCAGTAAAATGTTTAGGTATTATGACTCATACTGAGCTTATGGAAATGTATGAAAGGATAGGTGTAATATTAAGTGTTTCAAGAAATGATACATTTCCTGTAGTTTTAATTGAAGCAATGATGAGAAAAAGAGTGTGTATGATGTCTGATGTGGTTGGAACAGCGGAATTTATTTCTAATTATAGAAATGGAATTATTTTTAAGTCAGAGAATTCAAATGATTTAATAAGTTCAATTGAGTGGTGCCTTAATAATAGGAGGAAATTAAACGATATTGCTTATGCTGGATATGAAACATATCAGAAATACTTTTCAAAAGATATTTTTAAACTAAATGCTTGCAGTATAGTTGAAAAATATATTAATAAATAA
- a CDS encoding class I SAM-dependent methyltransferase encodes MDKIVLFGAGQKGRQLLGLYGANVVAIIDNDVNKQGTTITEGTNTVPVISIKKYIEEYKDVPVILAVLKCKEIIKELEKEGITNYKVEDSLFKTDDVYQDDTISHDNWIEFLSEKFNKKGMRVLEVGSRIVTGACNRSKFDKAEYVGFDYYSGPNVDVVGDAHKLSEYFNEKFDLIFCASVFEHLAMPWKVSIEMIKLLKLGGYVFIETHYCYASHERPWHFFQFSENALDVLFPEKMGMLCEKKGCSNLIAGRFTEYSSDYLKDTYINGMYCHSEYYGKKIKEIDKLSWDDILLEDVSKGTKYPCPNR; translated from the coding sequence ATGGATAAAATAGTTTTATTTGGTGCAGGACAAAAAGGAAGGCAGCTTCTTGGCTTATATGGTGCTAATGTAGTAGCTATTATTGATAACGATGTTAATAAACAAGGGACAACAATAACTGAAGGTACTAATACAGTACCTGTTATTAGTATAAAAAAATATATAGAAGAATACAAAGACGTTCCTGTTATACTTGCTGTTTTAAAATGCAAAGAAATCATAAAGGAATTGGAAAAGGAAGGAATAACAAATTATAAAGTGGAAGATTCCTTGTTTAAAACAGATGATGTTTATCAGGATGATACTATAAGTCATGATAATTGGATTGAATTTTTAAGTGAAAAATTTAATAAAAAAGGAATGCGTGTTTTGGAGGTTGGCTCAAGAATAGTAACAGGTGCATGTAATAGAAGCAAATTTGATAAGGCTGAGTATGTGGGATTTGATTATTATTCTGGACCTAATGTTGATGTTGTAGGAGATGCACATAAATTAAGTGAATATTTTAATGAAAAATTCGACTTGATTTTTTGTGCTTCTGTTTTTGAACATTTGGCAATGCCGTGGAAGGTGTCTATCGAAATGATAAAGTTACTTAAGCTGGGTGGATATGTATTCATTGAAACCCATTACTGTTATGCGAGTCATGAAAGACCATGGCATTTTTTTCAATTTTCAGAAAATGCTTTGGACGTTCTTTTTCCAGAAAAGATGGGAATGTTGTGTGAAAAAAAGGGGTGTAGCAATTTAATTGCAGGAAGGTTTACAGAATATTCTTCTGATTATTTAAAGGATACTTATATTAATGGCATGTATTGCCATTCTGAGTACTATGGAAAGAAGATAAAAGAAATAGATAAGTTATCTTGGGATGATATATTATTAGAAGATGTGTCAAAAGGAACAAAATATCCGTGTCCAAATAGATAA
- a CDS encoding polysaccharide biosynthesis protein, which translates to MYRSAIYVVYDKDNIIDRYVGYFLNQLKSCVDEIYVVVNSKEIIRGMENFEAATKVYYRENEGYDVGAFKDAIVNFIGIEKIRTYDEVLLINDSFFGPFVSFKDIFIMINKTQCDFWGASKHSRYIEKSYEIEEHLQSFFIGIRNRMLNTKEFYQYWLDMPLINNYSDAIRFHELRFTNYFKQRGYTYSCLMDVEANDNVNPMYNYCQYAYIQQELVLKRNFPFLKKRPIEIEYKDMQTQENWSKVLDYVDNNTAYDVDMIYENLIRLYNHADLFEKLNLQYVLQTRGEKEISLKNAIVVICGNVKLISNEIDEYIQRIKDEIKVIFITESKEGCEELKNQIREYEYVCLINCDIILENNTFSCVNKSALYGVLENLIKSNSYISNVMGIFKRNKKIGALTIPELIHADFLGKAWKRWVQIRQKISYILDSKQIHCIFSMDKMPIVNSDNLWVRRELLEQAIEYNDNKIKNVGYLLGYVAQSKGMLSGVCETAEYAGMNQINQQGYLNALVKQMYRQGNNVDSFLDMQKSITRDKIDNFVKKYKKILIYGTGKKAREYEDLLCIDYEYVISDGMTKTNKGELYLSQVVPDNDMGIIVCLNESNQRKVIPLLEKRNINYMCI; encoded by the coding sequence ATGTACAGAAGTGCAATTTATGTGGTGTATGATAAAGATAATATTATAGACAGATATGTAGGCTATTTTCTTAATCAATTGAAATCTTGCGTTGATGAAATATATGTTGTCGTTAACAGCAAGGAGATAATCAGGGGTATGGAAAATTTTGAAGCTGCTACAAAGGTTTATTATAGAGAAAATGAAGGATATGATGTAGGGGCTTTTAAAGATGCAATTGTTAATTTTATTGGAATTGAAAAGATAAGAACCTACGATGAGGTGTTATTGATAAATGATTCTTTTTTTGGACCTTTTGTAAGTTTTAAAGATATATTTATTATGATAAATAAAACACAATGTGATTTCTGGGGAGCATCAAAACATAGCAGGTATATAGAAAAATCTTATGAAATTGAAGAACATTTGCAGAGTTTTTTTATTGGTATAAGAAATAGGATGCTGAATACAAAAGAGTTTTATCAATATTGGTTAGATATGCCATTAATTAATAACTATTCTGATGCAATAAGATTTCATGAATTGAGGTTTACAAATTATTTCAAACAGAGAGGATATACATATTCTTGTTTGATGGATGTAGAGGCTAATGACAATGTTAATCCAATGTATAATTATTGCCAATATGCATATATTCAACAGGAATTAGTATTAAAGAGAAATTTCCCATTTTTAAAAAAGAGACCTATAGAAATAGAGTATAAAGATATGCAGACGCAAGAAAATTGGAGCAAGGTTCTTGACTATGTGGATAATAATACTGCATATGATGTGGATATGATTTATGAAAATTTAATTAGATTATATAATCATGCTGATTTGTTCGAAAAATTAAATTTACAATATGTTTTGCAAACAAGGGGAGAAAAAGAAATATCTTTAAAAAATGCAATTGTTGTAATTTGTGGAAATGTTAAATTGATATCGAATGAGATAGATGAATATATTCAACGTATAAAAGATGAGATTAAGGTTATATTTATTACGGAATCAAAAGAAGGCTGTGAAGAATTAAAAAATCAAATAAGAGAATATGAATATGTTTGCTTGATTAATTGCGATATTATTTTGGAGAATAATACTTTTAGTTGTGTTAATAAATCAGCACTTTATGGCGTTTTAGAGAATCTTATAAAATCTAACTCGTATATTTCAAATGTTATGGGAATATTTAAACGAAATAAAAAAATAGGGGCGTTGACAATTCCAGAACTAATACATGCAGACTTTCTAGGTAAAGCATGGAAGAGATGGGTGCAAATACGTCAAAAAATATCATATATTTTAGATTCCAAGCAAATTCATTGTATTTTTTCTATGGATAAAATGCCAATAGTCAATTCTGATAACTTGTGGGTTAGGAGGGAATTGTTAGAGCAAGCTATAGAGTATAATGATAATAAAATAAAAAATGTAGGGTATTTATTAGGTTATGTTGCCCAGAGCAAAGGAATGTTATCAGGTGTGTGTGAAACAGCAGAATATGCGGGAATGAATCAAATAAATCAACAGGGATATTTAAATGCATTAGTAAAACAAATGTATAGGCAGGGAAATAATGTGGATAGCTTTTTGGATATGCAGAAGTCAATTACAAGGGATAAGATTGATAATTTTGTAAAAAAATATAAAAAAATATTGATTTATGGAACAGGGAAGAAAGCAAGAGAATATGAAGATCTTTTATGTATTGACTATGAATATGTGATATCAGATGGAATGACAAAAACTAATAAAGGGGAATTATATCTGTCCCAGGTTGTTCCTGACAATGATATGGGAATTATCGTATGTTTGAATGAATCAAATCAGAGAAAAGTAATTCCGTTATTAGAAAAAAGAAATATTAATTACATGTGTATTTAA
- a CDS encoding rhamnan synthesis F family protein, giving the protein MNKRLTIYMTYNKNGIIDDYIVYMLKQLVNVSSDIIVVSNKKLKQREKEKIAFVSEYIERGNEKFDVGAYSQVIKELYDKRQIYEYDELVLINDSVFGPFFDLNDMFSAMDRRKGLDFWGITKRGRSDFDGGAGVYPEHIQSYFYAFRKSIISQDAFKEYWQQVVDEISDFRSAILNYEFKLTEHFEKLGFKWDTYCDCNDYIGNNINRNFSPYHYSTYELIKDKRCPFLKRKLFTGDFVNKEYTDAVDLKNAYNFIKDNTDYDLNLIWDYVLREYELSSIMNAMQMVEIIDKPIQEENESKDKAELFFFIKRDDERLSYIEQKANENVLNNINDERYLGSIKSLFNNDSRLGVLIPPMKTFGKVSLSLSHSWINLNVFEKMKDKLEITVPYLLDKAPVYQINGLVCRKELLSNDVIKLLELDKTGTILQMIPLIAQEKGYYTKQVITKDYVATQIYNLTGMLSVLGEKISDNARNYSVREMTDQLMEEKIKHFLVSAKKVYIYGAGELACRVAEIAKKYCNLRGILVSDKRSNLSNICGIQVMQYSELKYKDIDVIVAVGKKNNRNIERILKDDNIKNILYVD; this is encoded by the coding sequence ATGAACAAACGCTTAACAATTTATATGACATACAATAAAAATGGAATAATTGATGATTATATTGTTTATATGTTAAAGCAGTTAGTCAATGTTTCTTCAGATATAATTGTTGTGAGTAATAAAAAGCTTAAGCAACGAGAAAAAGAAAAAATTGCATTTGTATCTGAATACATAGAGCGCGGTAATGAAAAGTTTGATGTAGGGGCATATTCACAAGTTATTAAGGAATTGTATGATAAAAGACAGATTTATGAATATGATGAACTTGTATTAATTAATGATTCTGTATTTGGACCTTTTTTTGATTTAAATGATATGTTTAGTGCTATGGATAGAAGAAAGGGACTGGATTTTTGGGGAATTACCAAAAGAGGCAGATCTGATTTTGATGGTGGAGCTGGAGTTTATCCAGAACATATTCAAAGCTATTTTTATGCTTTTAGAAAAAGTATTATTTCACAGGATGCATTTAAGGAATACTGGCAGCAAGTAGTTGATGAAATTTCAGATTTTAGAAGTGCAATACTTAATTATGAATTTAAATTGACAGAACATTTTGAAAAACTAGGTTTTAAATGGGATACATATTGTGATTGTAATGATTATATTGGAAACAATATAAATAGGAATTTTAGTCCATATCATTATTCTACCTATGAATTGATTAAGGATAAAAGATGCCCTTTTTTAAAGCGAAAACTTTTTACAGGTGATTTTGTAAATAAAGAATACACAGATGCAGTTGATTTAAAAAATGCATATAATTTCATTAAGGACAATACAGATTACGATTTGAATTTGATATGGGATTATGTTTTAAGAGAATATGAATTATCTTCAATCATGAATGCAATGCAGATGGTTGAGATAATAGACAAACCAATACAAGAGGAAAATGAATCCAAAGATAAAGCAGAGTTGTTCTTTTTTATAAAGAGGGATGATGAAAGACTATCATATATAGAACAAAAGGCTAATGAAAATGTTTTAAACAACATTAACGATGAAAGATATCTAGGTAGTATCAAATCGTTGTTTAATAATGATTCCAGATTAGGGGTTCTCATACCGCCGATGAAAACATTTGGAAAGGTGAGTTTAAGTCTTAGTCATAGTTGGATTAATTTAAATGTTTTCGAAAAAATGAAGGATAAATTAGAAATAACAGTTCCTTATTTATTGGATAAAGCTCCTGTTTATCAAATAAATGGATTAGTGTGCAGGAAAGAACTATTATCAAACGATGTTATTAAATTACTGGAATTGGATAAAACAGGTACAATTTTACAGATGATTCCGCTAATAGCACAGGAAAAAGGCTATTACACAAAACAGGTGATTACTAAAGATTATGTTGCCACACAGATTTATAATCTTACAGGGATGTTAAGCGTGTTAGGAGAAAAGATTTCTGATAATGCTAGAAATTATTCTGTCAGAGAAATGACTGACCAGTTGATGGAAGAAAAAATAAAACATTTTTTAGTTTCGGCTAAAAAAGTGTACATATATGGGGCAGGAGAGTTAGCTTGCCGCGTTGCAGAAATTGCAAAAAAATATTGCAATTTAAGGGGAATTCTTGTCAGCGACAAGAGAAGTAATCTTTCGAATATTTGCGGAATTCAGGTTATGCAGTATTCAGAATTAAAATATAAGGATATTGATGTAATTGTTGCCGTAGGAAAGAAAAATAATAGAAATATAGAGAGAATATTAAAAGATGATAATATAAAGAATATTCTTTATGTGGATTAA
- a CDS encoding LicD family protein, with the protein MSKIIVFGTGKYGKEAYDFFGDDNVLCFADNNAALTGKYLYEKEIILPSDIQSHYKEYLIILAAREELCIEMEYQLMKMGIENSLNFIFIRDYILSGRIDFNEFIDRYLDDAYIYKLKYKQELRKEKQCLEKIEFFQQIADIRHLKPARGKLRKRQKESLDLLIKVDRYARNIGLNVILEGGNLLGAIRNGGFVPWDDDIDVVMLRNEYN; encoded by the coding sequence ATGAGTAAAATAATAGTGTTTGGAACGGGGAAATATGGTAAAGAAGCATATGATTTTTTTGGAGACGATAATGTTTTATGTTTTGCAGACAATAATGCGGCATTAACAGGGAAATATCTGTATGAGAAGGAAATTATTTTGCCTAGTGATATACAATCTCATTATAAGGAGTACTTAATTATTCTTGCGGCTAGGGAAGAATTATGCATTGAAATGGAATATCAGTTGATGAAGATGGGAATTGAAAATTCATTGAATTTTATTTTTATCAGAGACTATATTCTAAGTGGTCGGATAGATTTTAACGAATTTATTGATAGATACCTTGATGATGCATATATTTATAAGCTTAAATATAAGCAAGAGTTAAGGAAAGAAAAGCAGTGTTTGGAGAAAATAGAATTTTTTCAGCAGATTGCAGATATAAGGCATTTAAAACCAGCAAGGGGAAAGTTAAGAAAAAGACAGAAAGAAAGCTTGGATTTGTTAATAAAGGTTGATAGATATGCTAGGAATATAGGGCTTAATGTTATTCTTGAAGGAGGAAATCTTTTAGGCGCAATTCGGAATGGGGGATTTGTTCCATGGGATGATGATATAGATGTTGTTATGTTACGGAATGAATACAATTAG